One window of Elusimicrobiaceae bacterium genomic DNA carries:
- a CDS encoding ATP-binding protein: protein MFFDKPVNDLTFEDVVAFCQKQIPEGKQLDYKYLLPKNKEKFAKVIASFANAMGGTVIIGVNDDKNDKPRAPFIGIAYHEKMRNTIEDIIQTYIDPIVFVDVNICVNKTGDRMFVVVNIPQSNLTPHLVGKLKRTYIRTGQSSRPEVIAHPEKLPWLLDHRKKSENLRHILYDKAESHFENYLKTKNVNSQGLSVATLSLMPHYPEEPLTDYRQLPELIYACKNCSPIQQSITLQPVQDGLAAIEGARGVHRLVEFNSYGLIMDKWSVAETLQFNGHDCLGVDFEKLAQRTAEFFQCALIFLNKLSFGGPLYFRFKMNNTRGLRAHLANNTATVLEDYIRMDEVYNITEISARLPEILYKTLQAAAWSLGLRLSETEMQTLIERMIKK from the coding sequence ATGTTTTTTGATAAGCCTGTAAATGATTTAACTTTCGAGGACGTGGTGGCTTTTTGCCAAAAGCAAATTCCGGAAGGAAAGCAACTTGATTACAAATACCTTCTCCCCAAAAACAAAGAAAAATTTGCCAAAGTTATCGCTTCTTTTGCCAACGCGATGGGCGGTACGGTGATTATCGGCGTTAATGATGATAAAAACGACAAACCCCGCGCGCCCTTTATCGGTATTGCTTATCATGAAAAAATGCGAAATACCATTGAAGACATTATCCAAACTTATATTGATCCCATTGTTTTTGTAGATGTAAATATTTGTGTCAATAAAACGGGGGATCGTATGTTTGTAGTAGTCAACATTCCGCAAAGTAATTTAACCCCCCACCTGGTGGGAAAACTTAAACGCACCTATATCCGCACCGGGCAAAGTAGTCGGCCGGAGGTGATCGCCCACCCCGAAAAATTACCCTGGCTTTTAGACCATCGCAAAAAATCAGAAAACTTACGTCATATTCTTTATGACAAAGCAGAAAGCCATTTTGAAAACTATTTAAAAACTAAAAATGTAAACTCGCAAGGGCTTTCGGTAGCCACGCTTTCACTCATGCCGCATTATCCGGAGGAACCGTTGACTGATTATCGTCAACTTCCGGAATTAATTTACGCATGCAAAAATTGTTCCCCCATTCAACAAAGTATAACCTTACAACCGGTGCAAGACGGTTTGGCCGCCATAGAAGGTGCGCGCGGAGTACATCGTTTGGTAGAGTTTAATTCCTATGGACTCATAATGGATAAATGGAGTGTGGCGGAAACTTTGCAATTTAACGGGCATGATTGCTTAGGGGTTGACTTTGAAAAATTAGCCCAACGAACCGCCGAGTTTTTTCAATGTGCTTTAATTTTCTTAAACAAACTCTCCTTTGGCGGTCCTTTATATTTTAGATTCAAAATGAATAATACGCGCGGTCTGCGCGCTCATTTAGCCAACAATACGGCTACTGTTTTAGAAGATTATATCCGCATGGACGAAGTGTATAACATTACCGAAATTTCGGCCCGTTTACCGGAAATTTTATATAAAACTTTGCAGGCGGCGGCATGGTCTTTGGGATTAAGACTCAGTGAAACAGAAATGCAAACCCTTATCGAACGCATGATCAAAAAATGA
- a CDS encoding prepilin-type N-terminal cleavage/methylation domain-containing protein: MKKGFTMIELLVVVLVIAVLTAIAVPYYQNAVQSARNSEAMIWWGQVKRFGSFKSMNEDRAQRMERSANERLKNFSLQITCVEKETDSSQPCWEATLTLKKPNQPIQYFLTTQNNFKEILCVPLNNAGENFCQIQSGHEEGPNALSGDKPAYILHN, from the coding sequence ATGAAAAAAGGCTTTACAATGATAGAATTGTTGGTCGTAGTATTGGTTATTGCCGTTTTGACGGCAATAGCAGTCCCCTATTATCAAAATGCCGTACAAAGTGCCCGAAACAGCGAGGCGATGATTTGGTGGGGGCAGGTAAAAAGATTTGGTTCTTTTAAATCCATGAATGAAGACCGCGCTCAAAGAATGGAGCGTTCTGCCAATGAACGTTTGAAAAATTTTTCATTACAAATCACCTGTGTAGAAAAAGAGACCGATTCTTCTCAACCTTGCTGGGAGGCTACGTTAACATTGAAAAAGCCCAACCAACCTATTCAATATTTTCTCACCACTCAAAATAACTTTAAAGAAATTCTGTGCGTCCCTTTGAACAATGCCGGAGAAAACTTCTGTCAAATCCAATCCGGACACGAAGAAGGCCCCAATGCCCTATCAGGCGACAAACCTGCCTACATTTTGCATAACTAA
- the kdsA gene encoding 3-deoxy-8-phosphooctulonate synthase: MQKTVKVGSIKISNQLPLVFMAGTCVIEGEKHYIDTVKTLQKNIAKTGHPYILKASFDKANRTSLSAYRGPGLAKGLDILEKAKKITGLPLVVDVHEPWQAEEAAKVADMLQIPAFLCRQTDLVLACAATGKAVNIKKGQFLAPAAMEQVIKKIESEGNHNILLTERGASFGYGDLIVDMRSLEIMKQFGYPVIFDATHSVQKPGALGSATGGNSALAPILAKAAVALGIAGVFFEAHPNPKEALSDGPNSLDMKQSAQMVKQLCAIDEVVKKFK, encoded by the coding sequence ATGCAAAAAACAGTTAAAGTAGGTTCTATCAAAATTTCAAATCAACTCCCGCTGGTCTTTATGGCGGGCACGTGCGTCATAGAAGGTGAAAAACATTATATTGACACCGTCAAAACCCTACAAAAAAATATTGCCAAAACAGGACACCCCTACATTTTAAAAGCATCTTTTGACAAAGCCAACCGCACTTCTTTAAGTGCCTATCGCGGGCCGGGCTTAGCCAAAGGTTTGGATATTTTAGAAAAAGCCAAAAAAATCACTGGCCTGCCCTTAGTAGTAGATGTGCATGAACCATGGCAAGCCGAAGAAGCTGCCAAAGTGGCAGACATGTTGCAAATTCCTGCTTTTTTGTGCCGCCAAACAGATTTAGTGCTTGCTTGTGCCGCTACCGGCAAAGCCGTTAATATCAAAAAAGGCCAGTTTTTAGCACCGGCAGCGATGGAGCAAGTGATTAAAAAAATTGAATCCGAAGGAAACCATAATATTTTGCTGACAGAACGTGGGGCCAGCTTCGGTTATGGAGACCTAATTGTGGATATGCGTTCTTTGGAAATCATGAAACAATTTGGCTATCCTGTGATTTTTGATGCCACCCACTCCGTACAAAAACCCGGTGCCTTAGGTTCTGCCACCGGCGGAAATAGTGCGTTGGCTCCCATTTTGGCCAAAGCAGCCGTAGCCTTAGGCATTGCCGGTGTGTTTTTTGAAGCGCACCCCAACCCCAAAGAGGCTTTGTCTGACGGGCCCAACTCATTAGATATGAAGCAATCTGCCCAAATGGTCAAACAACTTTGTGCCATTGACGAAGTAGTTAAAAAATTTAAATAG
- a CDS encoding KpsF/GutQ family sugar-phosphate isomerase, with translation MQYNEQEVLETAVNVLEVEHKALELSKKSLDENFLKAVKACAETKGRVVILGIGKSGLIGRKIAATLASTGTPSFFVHPVEALHGDLGMIMSGDVILALSFSGQTEEINRILPSLARRKLTIISMTGHENSKLAQMSDIHIKIYIDHEACPYNLAPTASTTATLAVGDALAVCLMKVKHFEKTDFAMFHPGGSLGKLLTQHVKDLMRQGDHNPIVSEKATVKDALLVMTKSNAAGATSIVDENGKLLGYFTDGDLRRELQKGQDFINQNITQVMTRNPHYILDTAPAIEAAKMIHSTHVDNIPVLDKTGKVVGIIDEKDLIEFIALLDKKA, from the coding sequence ATGCAATACAATGAACAAGAGGTTTTGGAAACTGCCGTAAATGTGTTAGAGGTAGAACACAAGGCATTGGAGTTAAGCAAAAAAAGTTTAGATGAAAATTTTTTAAAAGCCGTTAAAGCCTGTGCCGAAACAAAGGGACGCGTCGTTATTTTAGGTATTGGAAAAAGTGGCCTGATCGGTCGGAAAATTGCAGCCACCTTAGCGTCCACCGGCACGCCCTCTTTCTTTGTTCACCCCGTAGAAGCCCTACACGGAGATCTGGGCATGATTATGAGCGGAGACGTAATTTTAGCGCTTTCTTTTTCCGGCCAGACCGAAGAAATTAATCGCATTCTCCCCTCTTTAGCCCGTCGGAAATTAACGATTATTTCCATGACCGGGCACGAAAATTCCAAATTAGCCCAAATGTCGGATATTCATATCAAAATTTATATCGACCATGAGGCCTGCCCCTATAATTTAGCCCCCACCGCTTCTACCACCGCCACGTTGGCCGTAGGCGATGCTTTGGCCGTATGCTTAATGAAGGTGAAACACTTTGAAAAGACCGATTTCGCTATGTTTCACCCCGGTGGTTCTTTGGGAAAACTGCTTACACAACACGTCAAAGACTTAATGAGACAAGGAGATCACAATCCCATCGTTTCTGAAAAAGCCACCGTTAAAGATGCCTTGCTGGTGATGACTAAAAGCAATGCTGCCGGTGCCACTAGCATTGTAGATGAAAACGGAAAACTGTTGGGCTACTTTACCGATGGCGATTTGCGTCGGGAATTACAGAAAGGACAAGACTTTATTAATCAAAATATCACCCAAGTCATGACCCGTAATCCGCATTATATTTTAGATACGGCTCCCGCTATTGAAGCAGCCAAAATGATTCATTCCACTCATGTAGACAATATTCCTGTTTTGGACAAAACCGGTAAAGTGGTGGGTATTATTGATGAAAAGGATTTGATTGAGTTTATTGCTCTATTGGATAAAAAAGCATGA
- the lptC gene encoding LPS export ABC transporter periplasmic protein LptC, which produces MKKLAFFFLLTLCLTACSADEENTAGEDLQRAENVTIFESKDSQHKWLLRADEVDFDDLNSAILHNPHLLLRENGQDSAQISGKRGTFDYTKKLVTIEGDALVKSFTEQVTLATERFFYDVENDRIWSDQKTTVTRASAKITARGGIETDSKLTKIEFKKQSTQLPADLKEFQGARP; this is translated from the coding sequence ATGAAAAAACTAGCCTTTTTCTTTTTGCTTACACTTTGCTTAACGGCCTGCTCTGCTGATGAAGAAAACACCGCAGGTGAAGATTTGCAACGTGCAGAAAACGTCACGATTTTTGAATCCAAAGACAGTCAACACAAGTGGTTATTGCGGGCTGACGAAGTGGATTTTGATGATTTAAACAGCGCCATTTTGCATAATCCGCATCTTTTGTTGCGTGAAAACGGGCAGGACAGTGCGCAAATCAGCGGTAAACGCGGCACTTTTGACTATACGAAAAAATTAGTCACCATCGAAGGAGATGCATTGGTCAAGTCTTTCACCGAACAGGTGACCCTTGCTACAGAGCGTTTCTTTTATGATGTGGAGAACGACCGTATTTGGTCCGACCAAAAGACAACCGTCACCAGAGCCAGTGCCAAAATTACGGCGCGCGGCGGTATTGAGACAGATTCTAAACTTACTAAAATAGAGTTTAAGAAACAAAGCACTCAACTGCCGGCTGATTTAAAGGAATTTCAAGGGGCACGCCCATGA
- the lptC gene encoding LPS export ABC transporter periplasmic protein LptC produces MKNYRLFLLTGMGVLLSGCFSLKNKQEISAVGPNIATQQTLIQQKTQKIKDKKDNAPQFPEVLGGVVSSERWIIYKEKEEEEFEGNVSYDNGTYVFRAQYALSQRKKSLITAKHSVYLRKNEPENAYYEIYADKASFNYSTGAGQASANRKKRIKLVYQNSKGDLMTALAERADFNTKQETYVLSGNVFVTYIDNLGKKTTLQADKISARKKDNYALLQGDAVIENQDYTLRSQTIEYDGNQKMAYAYGDRPLANGKTQDGTFAIIADKMSAETDNRKIKLSGLVEGWVVSEQINNSKANETFNVSF; encoded by the coding sequence ATGAAAAATTACCGTCTTTTTCTTTTAACCGGTATGGGAGTCTTGTTAAGCGGTTGTTTTTCTCTTAAAAACAAGCAAGAGATTTCTGCCGTCGGTCCTAATATAGCAACACAACAAACACTGATTCAACAAAAAACACAAAAAATAAAGGACAAAAAGGACAATGCCCCTCAATTTCCGGAAGTATTGGGAGGGGTGGTATCCAGCGAACGTTGGATTATTTATAAAGAAAAAGAGGAAGAAGAATTTGAAGGAAATGTCTCTTATGACAACGGCACCTACGTCTTTCGCGCCCAATATGCCCTTTCTCAACGTAAAAAAAGCCTTATTACCGCCAAGCATTCTGTCTATTTGCGTAAAAATGAACCAGAAAATGCCTATTATGAAATTTATGCAGACAAGGCTTCTTTTAACTATTCCACCGGTGCCGGGCAAGCGTCTGCAAACCGCAAAAAAAGAATCAAATTGGTTTATCAAAACTCAAAAGGCGATTTGATGACCGCTTTGGCAGAGCGCGCTGATTTTAATACGAAACAAGAAACTTATGTACTTAGCGGAAATGTCTTTGTCACTTATATTGATAATCTAGGCAAAAAAACAACCTTGCAAGCCGATAAAATTTCCGCCAGAAAAAAGGACAATTATGCCCTTTTGCAAGGAGACGCGGTCATTGAAAATCAAGATTATACTTTGCGCTCTCAAACCATTGAATATGACGGCAATCAAAAAATGGCGTATGCCTATGGAGACCGCCCCCTAGCCAATGGCAAAACGCAAGACGGCACATTTGCTATAATAGCAGACAAGATGTCTGCCGAGACAGACAACCGCAAAATTAAACTTTCCGGTCTGGTAGAAGGCTGGGTCGTGTCTGAACAAATTAATAACTCAAAAGCCAATGAAACTTTTAACGTTTCATTCTAG
- the lptB gene encoding LPS export ABC transporter ATP-binding protein: protein MELRSNSIVKVYKDRMVVKGVDIHVKSGEIVGLLGPNGAGKTTTFYMMVGFIRPTQGQVFIDNQDVTELPMYERARHGLGYLAQEPTIFKGLTVEENLLAVLERILDDKKEQKRRVDELLTEFGLSKLAKQKAWTLSGGEKRRMEIARCMISNPKIILLDEPFVGIDPITVSDLRQMIFKLKDKGIGVLITDHNVRETLPLTERAYLIYDGKILVEGDQNTLVNDPNARKLYLGEDFKM, encoded by the coding sequence ATGGAACTGCGCAGCAATAGCATTGTAAAAGTATATAAAGACCGCATGGTCGTAAAAGGAGTAGACATTCATGTTAAATCCGGCGAAATTGTGGGATTATTGGGTCCCAACGGTGCCGGTAAAACAACTACCTTTTATATGATGGTGGGTTTTATCCGCCCCACACAAGGACAAGTATTTATTGACAATCAAGACGTCACTGAGCTGCCCATGTATGAACGCGCCAGACACGGGCTGGGATACTTGGCACAAGAGCCGACCATTTTTAAGGGACTAACGGTAGAAGAAAATCTATTGGCGGTGTTGGAACGTATTTTAGACGATAAAAAAGAGCAAAAACGCCGCGTAGATGAATTGTTGACCGAATTCGGTTTAAGCAAACTAGCCAAACAAAAGGCATGGACCCTCTCCGGCGGAGAAAAACGCCGCATGGAAATTGCCCGCTGTATGATCAGCAATCCTAAAATTATTTTATTGGACGAACCTTTCGTCGGAATTGATCCTATCACCGTATCTGATCTGCGCCAAATGATCTTTAAACTCAAAGACAAAGGTATCGGCGTATTGATTACAGATCATAACGTCAGAGAAACCTTGCCTCTTACTGAGCGTGCTTACTTAATTTATGACGGCAAAATCTTGGTAGAAGGGGACCAAAATACCCTTGTTAATGACCCCAATGCCCGTAAATTATATTTAGGTGAAGATTTTAAAATGTAA
- a CDS encoding prepilin-type N-terminal cleavage/methylation domain-containing protein, protein MKKGFTMPEILVAVMIVTILVTMAVPMYERAVEKSRIAEVSMMLKRMAESKLRVMDDRNIGDYTEGSIDKGQLDSSFADTEEFSYRMFPVQYPNAVCATRLRGDHAGTSFLFLGEVAPQYCDGSGTDVDKSAVCEAYRDSGEKLFCQDATGKQGCDAYGMNSVSFGECNI, encoded by the coding sequence ATGAAAAAAGGATTTACAATGCCGGAAATTTTGGTAGCGGTGATGATTGTGACAATATTGGTGACAATGGCCGTACCCATGTATGAAAGAGCGGTGGAAAAATCCCGCATTGCCGAAGTCAGTATGATGCTTAAGCGCATGGCGGAATCTAAGCTGCGCGTAATGGATGATAGAAATATAGGCGATTATACCGAAGGGTCTATTGATAAGGGGCAATTAGATTCTTCTTTTGCAGATACGGAAGAATTTTCCTATAGAATGTTTCCGGTGCAATATCCCAATGCAGTTTGTGCTACTCGTCTAAGAGGAGACCATGCAGGTACTTCATTTTTATTTTTAGGAGAAGTGGCTCCACAATATTGTGACGGAAGCGGAACAGACGTCGATAAATCAGCGGTTTGTGAGGCTTATCGCGACTCCGGAGAAAAACTTTTCTGCCAAGATGCAACCGGCAAACAAGGCTGTGATGCTTACGGCATGAACAGTGTTTCGTTTGGAGAGTGCAATATTTAA
- a CDS encoding prepilin-type N-terminal cleavage/methylation domain-containing protein: MNKKGFSLMEMLTVVIIVGLLASVALPQYRKIVEKGRFSKAQAMAKNLHDSCERLVAEFGVEEWADLRDDRKKMTALDIVGPDTMPAGFVVADDKVQGRGFSYSLTGNCGISITKYEGNYLAEFEFSGTEFTCTEIDEESCNVYGLD; this comes from the coding sequence ATGAACAAAAAAGGTTTTTCTTTAATGGAAATGCTGACGGTGGTGATTATTGTGGGGCTTTTAGCCTCTGTGGCTTTACCGCAGTATCGCAAAATTGTAGAAAAGGGGCGTTTTTCCAAAGCGCAGGCAATGGCTAAAAATTTACATGATTCCTGTGAGCGTTTGGTGGCGGAATTTGGAGTGGAAGAATGGGCCGACTTAAGAGATGATCGAAAAAAAATGACGGCTTTGGATATTGTAGGTCCCGATACGATGCCGGCGGGATTTGTTGTGGCTGATGATAAGGTGCAAGGGAGAGGATTTTCTTACTCTTTAACGGGAAATTGTGGAATTTCCATTACAAAATATGAGGGTAATTATCTGGCGGAATTTGAGTTTTCGGGTACGGAATTTACCTGTACTGAGATAGACGAAGAATCTTGCAATGTATATGGGTTAGATTAG
- a CDS encoding prepilin-type N-terminal cleavage/methylation domain-containing protein, with protein sequence MKKGFTLVELLAVVFIIGILSAVALPKYRRSVERTRIAEVQTLLRSIYESQERILWQRGFSDYPKALEKNQGFGFEKLDITIKGTYAPSKSGIATGILQTENFEYEMSPDLSDGNSLIIARPIKGDYKDKAIISFNGKEFVCGPEGAKACSVWAANTWNQL encoded by the coding sequence ATGAAAAAGGGTTTTACGCTGGTAGAATTGTTGGCGGTAGTATTTATTATCGGTATTTTGTCGGCAGTAGCTTTGCCTAAATATCGTCGTTCCGTAGAGCGCACGCGTATTGCTGAAGTGCAGACATTATTGCGTTCTATTTATGAATCTCAGGAAAGAATTTTATGGCAGAGAGGATTTTCTGACTATCCAAAAGCTTTAGAGAAAAATCAAGGGTTCGGGTTTGAAAAGTTGGATATTACCATAAAAGGCACGTATGCTCCGTCAAAATCTGGCATTGCAACGGGTATATTGCAAACAGAAAATTTTGAATATGAAATGTCTCCTGATTTGTCTGATGGAAACAGTCTTATTATTGCCAGACCTATCAAAGGGGACTATAAGGACAAAGCGATCATTTCATTTAACGGAAAAGAGTTTGTCTGTGGGCCGGAAGGGGCAAAAGCCTGCTCCGTGTGGGCGGCCAATACATGGAATCAGCTATAA